The following are from one region of the Haloactinomyces albus genome:
- the speB gene encoding agmatinase yields the protein MTYESAPIGALDSTKVPRFAGPGTFARIPDLSQVSDYDIAILGVPFDGGTSYRPGARFGPMAVRQAARNLRAGFHVELDVAPLKQLQVVDAGDVPCSPYGISDAVGEIEDHTRELLGGSNRRIVAIGGDHTIALPMLRAVAREHGPVALVHFDAHLDTWDTYFNAPVTHGTIFRRAFEEGLLVEDHSIHLGIRGPIYDQIDMEQDRSFGFRTIRANDLDVIGIDGAVDAVKQRVGDVPVYVSVDIDVLDPAFAPGTGTPEAGGFSSRELLRLLRQLSGLNLVGADVVEVSPAYDHAEVTSVAAATVAFDLVTMMVTGGRTAREHAPETDSAVR from the coding sequence ATGACATACGAATCAGCACCAATTGGCGCGCTCGATTCGACGAAGGTGCCGCGCTTCGCAGGCCCCGGGACGTTTGCGCGTATCCCGGATCTGTCCCAGGTGAGCGACTACGATATCGCGATTCTCGGTGTCCCGTTTGACGGCGGCACCTCGTACCGCCCCGGCGCCCGCTTCGGTCCAATGGCCGTGCGTCAGGCCGCTCGGAATTTGAGGGCGGGATTCCACGTCGAACTCGATGTCGCGCCGCTCAAACAGCTCCAGGTCGTTGACGCCGGCGACGTGCCGTGCAGTCCCTATGGCATCTCCGATGCCGTGGGGGAGATCGAGGACCACACTCGGGAACTCCTGGGGGGGAGCAACCGACGAATCGTGGCGATAGGTGGAGATCATACGATCGCGTTGCCAATGTTGCGTGCCGTCGCCCGCGAGCACGGGCCGGTTGCGTTGGTGCATTTCGACGCGCACCTCGACACATGGGACACCTACTTCAACGCACCGGTCACACACGGCACGATCTTCCGTCGCGCGTTCGAAGAAGGGCTGCTGGTCGAAGACCACTCGATCCACCTGGGAATCCGCGGCCCCATCTACGACCAGATCGACATGGAGCAAGACCGATCATTCGGCTTCCGGACCATTCGCGCCAACGACCTCGACGTGATCGGGATCGATGGTGCGGTCGACGCGGTCAAGCAACGCGTCGGTGATGTTCCGGTGTACGTATCGGTCGACATAGACGTCCTTGACCCGGCGTTTGCCCCGGGCACCGGAACACCGGAAGCAGGCGGATTCAGCTCCCGAGAGCTGCTGCGGCTTCTGCGGCAACTGAGCGGACTCAACTTGGTCGGTGCCGACGTCGTTGAAGTCTCGCCTGCCTACGACCATGCCGAGGTCACCTCGGTCGCCGCTGCGACAGTAGCCTTCGACCTGGTGACCATGATGGTCACCGGGGGAAGGACAGCTCGAGAGCATGCCCCTGAGACCGACTCGGCGGTGCGCTGA
- a CDS encoding acetyl-coenzyme A synthetase N-terminal domain-containing protein, whose amino-acid sequence MVLQSRQPSPEQASNSRMGRFRAWVSSARGLGLPDYRALWRWSVSDLEGFWEAIAEFFDVALPPAPERVPAEEVVPGTEWFPGAALNYPEHALRDG is encoded by the coding sequence TTGGTTTTACAGTCCCGGCAGCCCTCACCCGAGCAGGCGAGCAACAGCCGGATGGGTCGGTTCCGTGCCTGGGTGAGTTCGGCGCGCGGGCTCGGCCTGCCCGACTACCGGGCGCTGTGGCGGTGGTCGGTGTCGGACCTGGAGGGGTTCTGGGAAGCGATCGCGGAGTTCTTCGACGTGGCTCTTCCACCAGCGCCCGAACGGGTGCCGGCCGAGGAGGTCGTGCCCGGCACCGAATGGTTCCCCGGTGCGGCGCTGAACTACCCCGAGCACGCCCTGCGCGACGGCTGA
- a CDS encoding acyl-CoA dehydrogenase family protein: MSAFALSVQQQEFVRLVREIAESELLGLVGTGTPGRVNRDLVRAMGKQSLLARLYSGADDSRSAAAMDLCLLRETLATVSTEAETALALQGLGSYPILLSGTREAAKRWRPHVLSGEAVAAFALSESEAGSDAGALSLRAEPDGDGWRLHGEKLWISNAPDADVYSVFARTTPNARARGVTAFVVSGSSSGLSGEHLDMISPHPIGRLHFDGVRVGPEDVLGEVDAGFEVAMRTLDLFRPSVGAFALGMAQSALDTAIAHTTSRQAFGGVLSDQQAVSHKLADMATRLEAARLLVYSAASAYDAEAEPTEITRRSAMAKLEATEAAQFVVDTAVQLVGARALQHGHPLEHLYRDVRAPRIYEGASEIQRTIIGRSLTR; the protein is encoded by the coding sequence ATGTCAGCGTTTGCCTTGAGCGTGCAGCAGCAGGAGTTCGTCCGCCTGGTCCGTGAGATTGCGGAGTCTGAGCTGCTTGGACTCGTTGGGACGGGAACGCCGGGCCGCGTCAACAGGGATCTCGTCCGGGCCATGGGTAAGCAGAGCTTGCTGGCGCGGTTGTACAGCGGTGCGGACGACTCCCGCAGTGCTGCGGCGATGGACCTGTGCTTGCTGCGCGAGACGCTCGCGACGGTGAGCACCGAGGCGGAAACGGCCCTGGCATTGCAGGGACTGGGCAGTTATCCGATCCTGCTTTCCGGCACGCGGGAGGCGGCGAAACGATGGCGACCGCACGTCCTCTCGGGAGAGGCTGTCGCGGCGTTCGCGCTTTCCGAATCCGAAGCCGGTTCCGATGCGGGAGCATTGTCGCTACGGGCTGAACCGGACGGTGACGGCTGGCGGCTGCACGGCGAGAAGCTGTGGATTTCGAACGCCCCCGACGCGGATGTGTACAGCGTCTTCGCCCGCACCACTCCGAACGCACGCGCTCGTGGGGTGACCGCGTTCGTGGTATCCGGTAGCAGCTCCGGACTGAGCGGCGAGCACCTCGACATGATCTCACCGCATCCGATCGGGCGACTGCACTTCGACGGCGTCCGGGTCGGACCCGAGGATGTGCTCGGCGAGGTCGATGCCGGGTTCGAGGTCGCCATGCGCACGCTCGACCTTTTTCGCCCCAGCGTCGGCGCCTTCGCTCTCGGCATGGCCCAGTCCGCCCTGGACACGGCGATCGCGCACACCACTTCCCGGCAGGCGTTCGGTGGTGTGCTCAGCGATCAGCAGGCGGTGTCGCACAAACTGGCCGACATGGCCACCCGGCTCGAAGCCGCCCGCTTGCTCGTCTACTCTGCTGCCTCCGCTTATGACGCGGAGGCCGAACCGACCGAGATCACCAGACGGTCTGCCATGGCCAAGCTCGAAGCCACCGAGGCCGCGCAGTTCGTGGTCGACACCGCCGTACAGCTGGTCGGGGCACGGGCCCTGCAGCACGGCCATCCGCTCGAACATCTCTACCGCGATGTCCGCGCACCGCGCATCTACGAAGGAGCCTCGGAGATTCAGCGCACGATCATCGGCCGCTCGCTCACTCGCTGA
- a CDS encoding enoyl-CoA hydratase family protein: MSASPFRASARLTDEWKHFDFTVADGVATVTFNRPEKFNPLTFESYADLRDLLHELPSREDTRVLVIRGEGEAFCAGGDVNEIIGELIKMDARDLMAFTKMTGEVIRAMRECPIPIISGIQGVAAGAGSVIALASDFRVVAESGRFAFLFTKVGLSGGDMGAAYLLPRVVGAGRATQLLMLGDTIDAATADNYGLVSELVPDENLNEAVERLARRLADGPTLAYAQTKSLITRELDMSLGSATELDAMTQALLMTTDDHAEFHASFNEKRKPHWTGR, translated from the coding sequence ATGTCCGCCAGCCCGTTTCGTGCCTCCGCTCGGCTCACCGACGAGTGGAAGCACTTCGATTTCACCGTCGCCGACGGCGTCGCCACGGTAACGTTCAATCGTCCGGAGAAATTCAATCCACTGACCTTCGAAAGCTACGCGGACCTGCGGGACCTCCTGCACGAGTTGCCGTCGCGGGAAGACACCAGGGTGCTGGTGATCCGTGGCGAGGGCGAGGCTTTCTGCGCCGGCGGCGACGTCAACGAAATCATCGGTGAGCTGATCAAGATGGATGCTCGCGATCTCATGGCGTTCACCAAGATGACCGGCGAGGTGATCCGGGCGATGCGCGAGTGTCCCATCCCGATCATCTCCGGTATTCAGGGCGTCGCCGCCGGCGCGGGCTCGGTCATCGCGCTGGCCTCCGACTTCCGGGTCGTGGCCGAGTCCGGCCGGTTCGCCTTCCTGTTCACCAAGGTCGGCCTCTCCGGTGGCGACATGGGCGCGGCGTATTTGCTGCCGCGGGTGGTCGGTGCCGGTCGTGCAACGCAACTTCTGATGCTCGGCGACACCATTGATGCGGCGACCGCGGACAACTACGGGCTCGTCAGCGAACTCGTGCCCGACGAGAATTTGAATGAGGCGGTCGAGCGGCTGGCCCGACGGCTCGCGGACGGGCCGACTCTGGCATATGCGCAGACGAAGTCGCTGATCACGCGTGAGCTGGACATGTCGCTCGGCAGTGCGACGGAGCTCGATGCGATGACTCAGGCACTGCTGATGACCACCGATGACCACGCCGAGTTCCACGCTTCCTTCAACGAGAAGCGCAAGCCGCATTGGACGGGACGATGA
- a CDS encoding SDR family NAD(P)-dependent oxidoreductase: MSTPGRVCLVTGASRGIGRAVAERLVAEGCRVALVARTQESVDEVKSAIGKQNPDGETMAIAADVTDTDEIERMFGEVETRWGPVEVVVSNAGSGAASPLVETTDEEWQHMMDLNLTAPFRCVRRALPTMLEAGWGRIVVIASVVAKRGEATVSAYTASKHGVLGLVRSAAAEVAGHGVTVNAVCPGYVDTPMTDRTVLAISRRSDRTVDEARQALVRRQPVGRLIDTAEVAEAVHFCVVNGAVTGQGINVDGGAVQS, encoded by the coding sequence ATGAGCACTCCGGGACGCGTGTGTCTCGTCACCGGCGCCAGTCGAGGGATCGGCCGCGCGGTGGCCGAACGTCTGGTTGCCGAGGGTTGTCGGGTCGCCCTGGTGGCACGGACACAGGAGTCGGTGGACGAGGTCAAAAGCGCCATCGGCAAGCAGAACCCCGATGGCGAGACGATGGCCATCGCCGCGGACGTCACCGACACCGACGAGATCGAGCGGATGTTTGGCGAAGTCGAGACCCGTTGGGGGCCGGTGGAGGTAGTGGTCTCCAACGCCGGGTCCGGTGCGGCGTCACCTCTGGTCGAAACAACCGACGAGGAGTGGCAGCACATGATGGACCTGAATCTGACTGCCCCGTTCCGCTGTGTGCGGCGGGCATTGCCGACGATGCTCGAGGCAGGGTGGGGACGGATCGTGGTCATCGCCTCGGTGGTCGCCAAACGGGGAGAGGCGACGGTAAGCGCGTACACCGCCAGCAAGCACGGCGTGCTGGGATTGGTGCGCTCCGCTGCCGCGGAGGTCGCCGGCCACGGGGTCACCGTCAACGCGGTGTGCCCCGGCTATGTGGACACTCCCATGACCGACCGGACGGTGCTTGCCATCAGCCGGCGCTCCGACCGCACTGTTGACGAGGCGAGACAGGCACTGGTGCGCAGGCAACCCGTGGGGCGTCTCATCGATACGGCCGAGGTTGCCGAGGCCGTGCATTTCTGTGTGGTCAACGGCGCGGTCACCGGGCAAGGCATCAACGTCGACGGAGGAGCAGTGCAATCATGA
- a CDS encoding RidA family protein, whose amino-acid sequence MNTETENPRTRCINPLELGRPSGFSHAVRTTGGATVHLAGQTALDTDGVIVGDTVVEQFDQALSNLLTALRSAGGTPQDLVSLTIYIVDMDDYQARAREIGAVWKRLIGKSYPAMAGVGVARLWDAEALVEVQGIACVPADGL is encoded by the coding sequence ATGAATACCGAAACCGAAAACCCGCGAACGCGATGCATCAATCCGCTGGAACTCGGCAGGCCGTCCGGCTTCTCCCATGCCGTGCGGACCACGGGCGGCGCGACTGTCCACCTGGCCGGGCAGACGGCACTGGATACAGATGGCGTGATCGTCGGCGATACCGTGGTGGAGCAGTTCGATCAGGCGTTGAGCAATTTGCTGACGGCGCTGCGGTCGGCAGGGGGAACCCCGCAGGATCTGGTCAGCCTGACCATCTACATCGTCGACATGGACGATTACCAAGCCCGTGCGCGCGAGATCGGCGCGGTGTGGAAGCGTCTCATCGGTAAGTCCTACCCGGCGATGGCGGGGGTCGGCGTCGCACGGCTCTGGGATGCCGAGGCCCTGGTCGAGGTCCAGGGCATCGCCTGTGTTCCGGCCGATGGGCTGTGA
- a CDS encoding PaaX family transcriptional regulator yields the protein MTTEKYAAERESAREPQPRQLIVTIFALYARGEHNWLSVASVVQLMADLGVESPAVRSSISRLKRKGTLVADRRAGTAGYSLSESTLEMLAEGDVRIFDRRRADIDDGWLLVVFSIPESERDKRHALRTTLTRLGFGTAAPGVWVAPGNLAREARETLTRRGMTGYVDMFHAEHLAFGDLRSKVRSWWDLDELTELYSDFLHRYRPVLEHAASSTLTPREAFNEYVPMLTEWRRLPYLDPGLPLQLLPPGWNGVTAGELFDQLNTALSGPAREHARAIIHP from the coding sequence ATGACGACAGAGAAATATGCTGCCGAGAGGGAGAGCGCTCGCGAACCCCAGCCTCGGCAACTGATCGTGACGATCTTCGCTCTCTACGCCCGGGGAGAGCACAACTGGTTGTCGGTGGCCTCGGTGGTCCAGTTGATGGCCGATCTCGGCGTGGAAAGCCCGGCTGTTCGCTCGTCCATTTCCAGGCTCAAACGCAAGGGCACCCTGGTGGCCGATCGGCGCGCCGGCACGGCCGGGTATTCGCTGTCCGAATCCACCCTGGAAATGCTCGCCGAGGGCGATGTCCGCATTTTCGACCGTAGACGTGCCGACATCGATGACGGCTGGCTGCTCGTCGTGTTCTCCATTCCCGAGTCCGAACGCGACAAGCGCCATGCGCTCCGCACCACCTTGACCCGACTCGGGTTCGGCACCGCAGCCCCCGGCGTCTGGGTGGCTCCCGGCAACCTCGCTCGCGAGGCACGGGAAACGTTGACTCGCCGCGGAATGACCGGCTACGTCGATATGTTCCACGCCGAGCACCTGGCTTTCGGCGACCTACGATCGAAAGTGCGATCGTGGTGGGACCTCGACGAGTTGACCGAACTGTACTCCGATTTCCTGCACCGATATCGACCGGTGCTGGAGCACGCCGCGTCGTCCACGCTGACACCACGGGAGGCGTTCAACGAATACGTGCCGATGCTCACCGAATGGCGACGGCTGCCGTATCTGGACCCGGGACTGCCGCTGCAGCTACTTCCGCCGGGCTGGAACGGTGTCACGGCAGGCGAACTGTTCGACCAGCTCAACACCGCTCTCAGCGGGCCTGCCCGCGAGCACGCGCGAGCGATCATCCATCCGTGA
- a CDS encoding AMP-binding protein produces the protein MSLSPSAHLDTFCRDNLPPSTMWPEFEFTLPELHYPERLNCAAALLDDVVRSSDPDRPCLVSGNERWSYGKLLQHANQVAHVLTEDLGLIPGQRVLLRGPNNPWLVACWFGVLKAGGVVVTTMPLLRSGELRELIELTKARFALCDHRIADELVEATGSVADDVTTLLYGGGGTADLVARAVEKPGEFANVDTAADDVAMLAPTSGTTGSPKATMQFHRDVLAVADTFAKHVLQPTPDDVFAGTPPLAFTFGLGGLVIFPLRAGASTLLMEQSTTDELATAVHEHGVTVLFTAPTAYRALLRTGQADLLKGLRHCVSAGEHLPESVWHEMDEKTGIRIIDGIGATEMMHVFLSAAGEDIRPGATGRAVPGYRVAVLDEDGHPAPDGTPGRLAVIGPTGCRYLADERQAQYVQHGWNITGDTYIRDADGYFWYQARSDDMIVSAGYNIAGPEVEQALEQHPDVVECAVVGLPDPVRGAVVHAVVVLRPGIVDDGTKVGELQDHVKRTLAPYKYPRSVEFRDALPRTATGKLQRHKLRDHQAAAR, from the coding sequence ATGTCGCTGTCACCGTCCGCGCATCTCGACACGTTCTGTCGAGACAATCTGCCGCCCTCGACCATGTGGCCGGAGTTCGAGTTCACCCTGCCAGAGCTGCACTATCCGGAGCGGCTGAACTGCGCCGCGGCACTGCTGGACGATGTGGTCCGGTCGTCGGATCCTGATCGACCGTGTCTGGTATCGGGCAATGAGCGGTGGAGCTATGGAAAGCTGTTGCAGCACGCCAACCAAGTGGCGCACGTGCTCACCGAGGATCTCGGTCTGATTCCCGGTCAGCGAGTTCTGCTGCGCGGCCCGAACAATCCCTGGCTGGTCGCCTGCTGGTTCGGTGTACTCAAGGCAGGCGGTGTCGTGGTCACGACGATGCCGTTGCTGCGCAGCGGGGAACTGCGCGAGCTGATCGAGCTCACCAAGGCGAGGTTCGCGCTGTGCGATCACCGAATCGCCGACGAACTTGTCGAGGCGACCGGATCCGTCGCCGACGACGTCACCACTCTTCTTTACGGGGGAGGCGGAACAGCTGACCTGGTGGCCCGCGCCGTGGAAAAGCCCGGCGAGTTCGCCAACGTGGACACCGCTGCCGACGACGTGGCAATGCTGGCGCCGACTTCGGGGACGACGGGCTCACCCAAGGCGACCATGCAGTTCCATCGCGATGTGCTGGCTGTGGCCGACACCTTCGCCAAACACGTACTGCAGCCGACGCCCGACGACGTCTTCGCCGGGACACCACCGCTGGCATTCACATTTGGCCTCGGCGGACTGGTGATCTTTCCCCTGCGGGCGGGCGCTTCCACGCTGTTGATGGAGCAGTCGACGACGGACGAGTTGGCAACAGCCGTGCACGAACACGGAGTTACCGTCCTGTTCACCGCCCCCACTGCTTACCGCGCGTTGCTGCGCACAGGACAGGCCGACCTGCTCAAGGGACTGCGTCACTGCGTGTCCGCGGGCGAGCATCTCCCCGAGTCCGTATGGCACGAGATGGACGAGAAGACGGGGATCCGGATCATCGACGGCATCGGCGCGACGGAGATGATGCACGTGTTCCTCTCGGCCGCCGGCGAGGACATCCGACCGGGCGCAACCGGTCGCGCTGTGCCCGGTTACCGAGTCGCGGTCCTGGACGAGGACGGGCATCCGGCCCCGGACGGAACCCCGGGTCGCCTTGCGGTGATCGGGCCGACCGGATGCCGGTACCTGGCCGACGAACGTCAGGCTCAGTACGTGCAGCACGGATGGAACATCACCGGCGACACCTACATTCGTGACGCCGACGGCTATTTCTGGTACCAGGCACGAAGCGACGACATGATCGTCTCCGCCGGGTACAACATCGCGGGCCCCGAGGTGGAACAAGCGCTCGAACAACACCCGGATGTCGTCGAGTGCGCGGTCGTCGGCCTCCCGGACCCGGTGCGAGGTGCGGTCGTACACGCTGTGGTAGTGCTGCGCCCCGGTATCGTCGACGACGGAACAAAGGTGGGCGAGCTCCAGGATCACGTCAAACGGACTCTCGCCCCGTACAAGTATCCCCGCAGTGTCGAATTCCGGGACGCCCTGCCGCGCACGGCGACCGGGAAGCTGCAGCGGCACAAGTTGCGCGATCACCAGGCAGCAGCGCGATGA
- a CDS encoding acyl-CoA thioesterase — MSGHGHRPTAATITRRVQWPDTDASGHQHHSVVMRWAEEAEAALLDGLGLADQFGHTPRVRYQVDYRSRLWFGDRVEVELAVAQVGRSSLTYHFRVHGPLGCAAEGEMTIVHTGTNSSGSVPWPEATRAALMGKGRQPDEGLSREGFQYSVGTEEN; from the coding sequence ATGAGCGGACACGGACATCGCCCCACCGCGGCGACGATCACGCGCCGTGTGCAGTGGCCCGACACCGACGCATCCGGACACCAGCACCATTCGGTCGTCATGCGCTGGGCCGAGGAGGCCGAAGCGGCACTGCTGGACGGGTTGGGACTGGCGGACCAGTTCGGGCATACCCCGCGTGTGCGCTACCAGGTGGACTACCGCTCACGGCTGTGGTTCGGCGACCGCGTCGAGGTGGAACTCGCGGTGGCGCAAGTCGGCCGATCATCGCTTACCTACCATTTCCGGGTTCACGGACCCCTGGGCTGCGCCGCCGAGGGAGAGATGACGATCGTGCACACGGGAACGAATTCGAGCGGATCGGTGCCCTGGCCGGAGGCGACTCGAGCTGCGCTCATGGGAAAGGGTCGGCAGCCGGACGAGGGGCTCTCCCGGGAAGGCTTTCAATATTCCGTCGGCACAGAGGAGAACTGA
- a CDS encoding MBL fold metallo-hydrolase yields MIRVDGATYVVDCGMGSIRNYRSAAAWEQLQAVFLTHLHSDHIYDLGAYLVTGWQVPGESFAQPINVIGPGAPEKIPAEDHSHAEQLHKACANRPLCGTEDVVGSLLQSVYGPDVIVRIGDEGRAAPEDWIHAHDIRLPEAIPADPVENRHPPMDPFEIYTDNRVRVRATLVNHRLCYPSYGFRFDTEYGSVMISGDTAVSENLVRLASGAELLVHEVIDIDAMLATLPPGPTRDGIEVHLRESHTTHTEVGGIAAKADVGELVLSHIVPSHVDAVDADRLVGAARELFDGDVRVATDLDAFSVHPRTRTK; encoded by the coding sequence TTGATCCGCGTCGACGGAGCAACCTACGTCGTCGACTGTGGAATGGGATCGATCCGCAACTATCGCAGCGCCGCCGCGTGGGAGCAGCTGCAAGCGGTGTTCCTCACGCATCTGCATTCCGACCACATCTACGATCTCGGTGCCTACCTCGTCACAGGATGGCAGGTTCCGGGTGAATCCTTTGCGCAGCCAATCAACGTGATCGGGCCGGGTGCTCCCGAGAAGATCCCGGCTGAGGATCACTCGCATGCCGAGCAATTGCACAAGGCCTGCGCCAACCGGCCGCTCTGCGGCACCGAGGACGTCGTCGGATCGCTGCTGCAAAGCGTCTACGGACCGGATGTCATCGTGCGTATCGGCGACGAAGGGCGTGCGGCACCTGAAGACTGGATCCACGCCCATGACATCCGGTTGCCCGAAGCGATTCCCGCCGATCCGGTCGAGAATCGGCATCCTCCGATGGATCCGTTCGAAATCTACACCGATAACCGGGTAAGGGTCCGGGCCACGCTCGTCAACCACAGGCTGTGCTATCCGTCGTACGGATTCCGGTTCGACACCGAGTACGGGTCGGTGATGATCAGCGGTGATACGGCGGTTTCGGAAAATCTCGTTCGTCTCGCCAGTGGAGCAGAACTGCTCGTGCACGAGGTCATCGACATCGATGCCATGCTGGCCACGCTTCCCCCGGGACCGACGCGCGATGGCATCGAGGTACACCTGCGCGAATCGCACACGACCCACACGGAAGTCGGTGGCATCGCGGCGAAGGCCGACGTCGGTGAACTCGTCCTCAGTCACATCGTGCCGAGCCACGTCGACGCTGTTGACGCCGACCGCCTCGTGGGCGCCGCGCGCGAGCTCTTCGACGGCGACGTGCGTGTGGCCACCGATCTCGATGCGTTCTCGGTACACCCACGGACCAGGACGAAATGA
- a CDS encoding MFS transporter — MNLPTARTSVSVQQEYSPPTRRKAWLVTALLGAFMIINFGEKAVLGLVAKPAMAELGISPVQFGFIGSSFFFLFSLSAIVVGVLSSRVSSRKLIAVMALVWALVQFPIFFGGGAAVLLVCRIILGAGEGPALPIALHATQNWFPAEDRSLPSNVIAIGATLGAVVAAPLLSLVIDSPALGWRWAFGLLGIASLLWAIAWLAVGRDGPYQSGERTEDGASVSPSSTEKLELVSVRKVLTSTMWIAAVAAGFACFWSQAVLTTWGPRYIGGVLEIGESKVGLIFALPWLFGTVLLIVLGGLGQRFMRSGGSARWGVAGLFGLALVLSGTCMLLMVHTSGALAIVLFTVGWGAFLVFPMAPTAVGYAVNPSQRAVVVSTLVGLASIGGVVSPTVVGYFVERAGDAARAGLASGLTDAFTLTGVLLLITGVASVALINPERTAARLQRHRQRV, encoded by the coding sequence ATGAACCTGCCTACCGCACGCACATCGGTCTCTGTGCAACAGGAGTATTCGCCCCCCACACGACGTAAGGCGTGGCTCGTCACCGCCCTGCTCGGGGCTTTCATGATCATCAACTTCGGGGAAAAGGCCGTACTCGGACTGGTCGCGAAGCCTGCGATGGCGGAACTGGGCATCTCGCCTGTCCAATTCGGATTTATCGGCAGCAGCTTCTTCTTCCTGTTCAGTCTGAGCGCCATCGTCGTCGGTGTGCTCTCGAGCCGGGTGTCCTCCCGCAAGCTGATCGCGGTGATGGCCCTGGTGTGGGCGCTCGTGCAGTTCCCGATCTTCTTCGGTGGCGGAGCAGCCGTTCTACTCGTGTGCCGGATCATCCTCGGCGCCGGTGAAGGGCCGGCACTGCCGATCGCGTTGCACGCCACGCAGAATTGGTTTCCCGCCGAGGACCGGTCGCTGCCGAGCAATGTCATCGCGATTGGTGCCACACTCGGAGCAGTGGTCGCCGCACCACTGCTGTCCCTGGTGATCGACTCGCCCGCGCTCGGGTGGCGCTGGGCGTTCGGGCTGCTCGGAATCGCCAGTCTCCTGTGGGCCATCGCGTGGCTCGCTGTGGGGCGGGACGGTCCGTATCAGTCCGGCGAACGAACCGAGGACGGCGCATCAGTGTCGCCCTCCAGCACCGAAAAGCTCGAACTCGTGTCAGTACGGAAGGTACTTACCTCCACGATGTGGATTGCCGCCGTGGCAGCAGGTTTTGCGTGCTTCTGGAGCCAGGCGGTGCTCACGACGTGGGGGCCACGCTACATCGGCGGAGTGCTCGAGATCGGTGAATCGAAGGTCGGGCTGATCTTCGCACTTCCCTGGCTGTTCGGCACGGTACTGTTGATAGTCCTTGGAGGCCTCGGACAGCGGTTCATGCGATCCGGCGGAAGCGCACGATGGGGCGTGGCAGGCCTGTTCGGGCTGGCCCTGGTCCTCTCCGGTACCTGCATGCTGCTTATGGTGCACACCTCGGGTGCGCTCGCGATTGTGCTGTTCACGGTGGGCTGGGGGGCGTTTCTCGTCTTTCCGATGGCGCCGACAGCGGTCGGCTATGCGGTCAATCCAAGCCAGCGTGCGGTTGTCGTGTCGACACTTGTGGGATTGGCTTCGATCGGTGGGGTGGTATCCCCCACTGTCGTGGGCTACTTTGTTGAGCGTGCAGGTGACGCTGCGCGCGCAGGCCTGGCCTCCGGCCTTACCGATGCGTTCACCCTGACCGGCGTGTTGCTCCTCATCACCGGCGTGGCGTCAGTGGCGCTTATCAATCCCGAACGCACAGCAGCCCGTCTGCAACGGCATCGACAAAGGGTCTGA
- a CDS encoding cupin domain-containing protein: MNSKVWNVLGHTYYMKSSSESSFAFETVDPPGTGVPPHVHTTQDEHIYVLEGVFTLYLDGQWETAGPGDTVRMPMGLPHAYYNRSEDFCRALFWVSPAGRLAELFDQLHNLEDPEEVVRRSALRDVDFLPAGSVAGA; this comes from the coding sequence ATGAACAGCAAGGTGTGGAACGTCCTCGGGCACACCTACTACATGAAATCGAGCAGCGAAAGCAGCTTCGCTTTCGAGACGGTCGACCCGCCGGGAACCGGTGTTCCGCCTCATGTGCACACCACTCAGGACGAGCACATCTACGTGCTGGAGGGAGTGTTCACGCTCTACCTCGACGGCCAGTGGGAGACCGCAGGCCCGGGCGATACGGTACGGATGCCGATGGGGCTGCCGCACGCCTACTACAACCGAAGTGAGGACTTCTGCCGCGCTTTGTTCTGGGTCAGTCCAGCAGGACGGTTGGCGGAACTGTTCGACCAGCTGCACAATCTCGAAGACCCGGAGGAAGTTGTTCGCCGATCGGCACTGCGAGACGTCGACTTCCTGCCTGCGGGTTCGGTAGCGGGAGCCTGA